A single genomic interval of Bacillus sp. es.036 harbors:
- a CDS encoding metal ABC transporter ATP-binding protein has translation MNPIQVSNLTVAYDRKPVLQEVTFQMPEGKLIGVVGPNGAGKSTLIKAILGLIPKASGSVEIYGKSYRTQRKLVGYVPQRGSVDWDFPTNALDVVLMGRYGHIGWFRRPGKKDTAIAMQALDKVGMKEYADRQISQLSGGQQQRVFLARALAQDATVYFMDEPFVGVDAATEKAIISLLNELKAQGKTVLVVHHDLQTVKEYFDWTLLLNKQKIALGPTEEVFTVENLQKTYGGRLAFLDSQVSPSYVVQP, from the coding sequence ATGAATCCAATTCAAGTATCAAATTTAACAGTGGCATATGATCGGAAACCAGTTCTTCAGGAAGTAACATTTCAAATGCCAGAAGGAAAATTAATTGGTGTTGTGGGACCAAATGGTGCGGGGAAATCAACGTTAATTAAAGCCATTTTGGGGTTAATTCCTAAAGCTTCTGGATCTGTTGAGATATATGGAAAGTCTTATCGTACACAGCGGAAATTAGTTGGGTATGTACCGCAGCGTGGTTCAGTGGACTGGGATTTTCCTACCAATGCTCTTGATGTTGTTCTCATGGGAAGGTACGGTCATATTGGATGGTTTCGCCGACCAGGGAAGAAGGATACGGCGATTGCGATGCAGGCCCTTGATAAAGTAGGAATGAAAGAATATGCTGATCGTCAAATTAGTCAGCTTTCAGGTGGCCAGCAGCAAAGAGTCTTTCTTGCTAGGGCTCTTGCTCAGGATGCAACAGTCTATTTCATGGATGAACCGTTTGTAGGTGTGGATGCAGCAACAGAGAAAGCGATCATTTCTTTACTAAACGAACTCAAAGCACAAGGAAAAACGGTGCTTGTTGTGCATCATGATTTACAGACCGTAAAAGAATATTTTGATTGGACGCTGTTATTAAATAAACAAAAAATTGCGCTTGGACCTACAGAAGAAGTATTTACAGTGGAAAATTTACAAAAAACATATGGAGGTCGTCTAGCCTTTCTCGATTCTCAGGTTAGTCCTTCCTATGTGGTGCAGCCATAA
- a CDS encoding metal ABC transporter solute-binding protein, Zn/Mn family: protein MKKWIGYLLGASLFLLILAGCSNEADKQSEGKIKVTTTIGQIGDIAKSVGKEHVAVDSLMGPGIDPHLYKASQGDINKLSQADIIFYNGLHLEGKMGDIFAKMKEDKPTYPVAEAIPEDKLLVDQANSAAIDPHVWFDIELWQYAVMEVRDALIEYDPDHKADYEKNAETYLNELKKLEEEAQAKINEIPEESRVLVTAHDAFQYFGQAYGMEVKGLQGLSTDSEYGLRDVQNLVNTLADRNIKAVFIESSISERSINAVVEGAREKGHEVKIGGELYSDAMGEKGSPEGTYTGMYRHNIETIAKALK from the coding sequence ATGAAAAAATGGATTGGGTATCTTTTGGGGGCATCATTATTCTTACTTATACTGGCAGGATGTAGCAATGAGGCGGATAAACAAAGTGAAGGCAAGATTAAAGTAACAACAACGATCGGTCAAATTGGTGATATTGCCAAAAGTGTGGGCAAAGAGCATGTTGCAGTTGATTCTCTTATGGGACCAGGAATTGATCCTCATTTATACAAAGCTTCTCAGGGAGATATTAATAAGCTATCGCAAGCAGATATCATTTTTTACAATGGTCTTCACCTCGAAGGGAAAATGGGAGATATCTTTGCAAAGATGAAGGAAGACAAACCAACCTATCCTGTTGCTGAAGCAATTCCGGAAGATAAGCTATTGGTTGATCAAGCGAATTCGGCAGCTATTGATCCACACGTATGGTTCGATATTGAATTATGGCAATATGCTGTAATGGAAGTTCGCGATGCATTAATCGAGTATGATCCTGATCATAAAGCAGACTATGAGAAAAATGCAGAAACCTATTTAAATGAGTTAAAGAAACTAGAAGAAGAAGCTCAGGCAAAGATTAATGAAATACCAGAAGAGAGTCGTGTGCTTGTTACTGCCCATGATGCTTTCCAATACTTCGGTCAGGCGTATGGGATGGAAGTAAAGGGGCTGCAGGGCTTGAGTACAGATTCAGAATATGGTCTAAGAGATGTACAGAATCTTGTTAATACTCTCGCTGATCGCAATATTAAAGCTGTCTTTATAGAAAGCAGTATTTCAGAAAGATCGATCAATGCTGTTGTCGAAGGTGCAAGAGAAAAAGGGCATGAAGTGAAAATCGGTGGCGAACTCTATTCAGATGCAATGGGTGAAAAAGGTTCACCTGAGGGCACGTATACAGGCATGTATCGCCATAACATTGAGACGATTGCCAAGGCTTTGAAATAG
- a CDS encoding helix-turn-helix domain-containing protein: MNIADKIRKHRLEANMTIQELAVKVRIGAGLMQKIEENRYQPDVQTLLKISTALDIPASEFLEKDTIEALKKADSSI; this comes from the coding sequence ATGAACATAGCAGACAAAATACGTAAACATCGTTTAGAAGCAAATATGACCATTCAAGAATTGGCTGTAAAAGTTCGTATTGGAGCAGGTCTTATGCAAAAAATTGAAGAAAATCGTTATCAGCCAGACGTCCAAACATTGTTAAAAATCTCGACTGCGCTAGATATTCCAGCCTCTGAATTTCTTGAAAAAGATACGATTGAGGCGTTGAAAAAGGCGGACTCTAGTATATAA
- a CDS encoding universal stress protein: MSVKHTNILVAVDGSESAEVAFSRAVELSIQDQASLIIAHVIDTRNFSTFELYDIATERAEDFGKRLLKEYEEKAMIAGVTNVKTVIEYGSPKVKIAKTIAPQNKIDLIVCGATGMNRVERLLMGSVSEHITRNATCDVMVVRGVKVPSKEGHHDEHSRQNT, encoded by the coding sequence ATGAGTGTAAAACACACAAACATACTTGTTGCTGTTGATGGTTCTGAATCTGCTGAGGTCGCTTTCTCAAGAGCGGTCGAACTTTCTATTCAAGATCAAGCATCCCTAATCATTGCGCACGTTATCGACACAAGAAATTTTTCCACATTTGAGCTATATGATATCGCAACAGAGAGAGCTGAAGATTTCGGAAAGCGGCTATTGAAAGAATATGAAGAAAAAGCAATGATCGCCGGAGTAACGAATGTGAAAACTGTAATCGAGTATGGATCACCGAAAGTGAAAATCGCTAAAACCATTGCTCCACAAAACAAAATTGATTTAATCGTTTGTGGTGCAACTGGTATGAATCGTGTTGAGAGATTGCTTATGGGCAGCGTTTCAGAACATATTACCCGTAATGCCACTTGCGATGTGATGGTTGTACGTGGTGTGAAAGTTCCAAGTAAGGAGGGGCATCACGATGAACATAGCAGACAAAATACGTAA